In Gopherus flavomarginatus isolate rGopFla2 chromosome 1, rGopFla2.mat.asm, whole genome shotgun sequence, a single genomic region encodes these proteins:
- the KIAA0930 gene encoding uncharacterized protein KIAA0930 homolog isoform X4, giving the protein MFSTYFMEKLAPRQDDMLFYVRRKLSYVSGDSTEGKKQVEVEVYRRDSKKLPGLGDPDMDWEESVYLNLILQKLDYVVTCAVCTRSDGGDIHIHKKKSQQVFASPSKHPMDSKGEESKISYPNIFFMIDNFEEVFSDMTVGEGEMVCVELVASDKSNTFQGVIFQGSIRYEALKKVYDNRVSVAAKMAQKMSFGFYKYSNMEFVRMKGPQGKGHAEMAVSRVSTGDTSPYGTEEDSNPGSPMHERVTSFSTPPTPERNNRPSFFSPSLKRKVPRNRIAEMKKSHSANDSEEFFRDDDDGDLQNASNLRSRSLSGTGRSLVGSWLKLNRTDENFLLYAHLTYVTLPLHRILTDILEVRQKPILMT; this is encoded by the exons CAGGTCGAAGTTGAAGTTTACCGTAGGGATTCTAAGAAGCTTCCTGGCCTGGGTGACCCAGACATGGATTGGGAGGAGAGCGTCTATCTGAACCTCATCCTGCAGAAG CTGGACtacgtggtcacctgtgctgtgTGCACTCGCTCAGATGGAGGGGATATTCACATTCACAAAAAGAAATCTCAG CAAGTATTTGCATCTCCAAGCAAACACCCAATGGACAGCAAAGGAGAGGAATCAAAGATCAGCTACCCTAATATATTCTTCATGATTGATAACTTTGAAGAG GTGTTCAGTGACATGACCGTGGGGGAAGGTGAGATGGTCTGCGTGGAGCTGGTGGCCAGTGACAAAAGCAACACCTTCCAAGGAGTGATCTTCCAGGGATCCATCCGTTATGAAGCACTCAAGAAGGTCTATGACAACAGG GTGAGCGTTGCAGCTAAGATGGCTCAAAAGATGTCCTTCGGCTTTTATAAGTACAGCAACATGGAGTTTGTACGGATGAAGGGGCCCCAAGGTAAAGGACATGCAGAGATGGCAGTGAGTCGAGTTTCAACTGGAGACACTTCTCCATATGGAACGGAGGAAGATTCGAACCCAGGATCCCCTATGCATGAGAGA GTCACATCTTTCAGCACGCCACCGACCCCAGAGCGCAACAATCGACCatcctttttctctccctccctcaagaGGAAAGTGCCCCGAAATCGGATCGCTGAGATGAAAAAATCCCACTCGGCAAATGATAGCGAGGAATTCTTTCGAGACGATGATGACGGAG ATCTGCAAAATGCTTCGAATCTAAGGTCACGGTCCTTATCTGGAACAGGACGGTCTCTGGTTGGCTCATGGCTGAAGTTAAACAGAACAGATGAAAACTTTCTACTCTATGCACATTTAACCTATGTCACTTTGCCACTGCATCGAATTTTAACAG ATATTCTGGAAGTGCGGCAGAAACCAATTCTGATGACATAG